In Picosynechococcus sp. PCC 7002, the following are encoded in one genomic region:
- the bioB gene encoding biotin synthase BioB — translation MVQVPIKPTPQTPAPTTAIPNGPALEAWLNDWAQRIINGDRLTRTEALRLTAITGPENILKLCAAADLIRHECCGNTVDLCSIVNVKSGSCSENCSFCSQSAHHPGEDSPVYGLKTAEEIIEQAKAAEAAGAKRFCLVSQGRGIKYNSPRDTEFEQILETVRRIQAETAIKPCCALGEVTPEQAQQLREAGVTRYNHNLEASENFFPDIVTTHSWQDRVETIKNLKAAGIQACSGGIMGLGESWEDRVDLAIALRDLEVESVPLNLLNPRQGTPLGSNDRLDVYEALKCMAIFRFILPEQIIRYAGGREAVMGELQHLGLKAGINAMLIGHYLTTMGQPPEQDQAMLKSLGLQGGEAPIPGQYSAAQ, via the coding sequence GTGGTTCAAGTACCGATCAAGCCCACCCCGCAAACCCCCGCCCCCACCACTGCAATTCCCAATGGCCCGGCCCTCGAAGCTTGGTTAAATGACTGGGCGCAGCGGATTATTAATGGCGATCGCCTCACCCGTACCGAAGCTCTCCGTCTCACCGCCATCACCGGCCCCGAAAATATCCTCAAACTCTGTGCCGCTGCGGATCTGATCCGGCATGAATGCTGTGGTAATACCGTTGACCTCTGCAGCATTGTGAATGTGAAATCTGGCAGTTGCTCCGAAAACTGTAGTTTTTGCTCCCAGTCCGCCCACCACCCCGGCGAAGATTCCCCTGTGTATGGCCTCAAAACCGCCGAAGAAATTATTGAACAGGCCAAAGCCGCTGAAGCCGCTGGGGCAAAGCGTTTTTGTCTCGTTAGCCAAGGCCGGGGCATTAAGTACAACAGCCCCAGGGATACTGAATTTGAGCAAATTTTAGAAACCGTGCGCCGCATCCAGGCAGAAACAGCGATCAAACCCTGCTGTGCCCTCGGCGAAGTCACCCCAGAACAAGCCCAACAGCTCCGGGAAGCCGGCGTCACCCGCTACAACCACAACCTCGAAGCTTCGGAAAATTTCTTCCCCGATATCGTCACCACCCACAGTTGGCAAGACCGGGTCGAAACCATCAAAAATCTCAAAGCAGCGGGCATTCAGGCGTGCAGTGGTGGCATTATGGGCCTCGGTGAAAGTTGGGAAGACCGGGTTGATTTGGCGATCGCCCTGCGGGATCTCGAAGTCGAATCTGTGCCTTTGAATCTCCTCAATCCCCGTCAGGGAACTCCCCTCGGAAGCAATGACCGTCTCGATGTCTACGAAGCCCTCAAATGCATGGCAATCTTCCGGTTTATCTTGCCCGAACAAATTATCCGCTATGCTGGCGGTCGCGAAGCGGTAATGGGTGAACTACAACACCTCGGCCTGAAGGCAGGCATTAACGCGATGCTCATCGGCCACTACCTCACCACCATGGGCCAACCCCCCGAACAGGATCAAGCGATGCTCAAATCCCTCGGCTTACAAGGGGGTGAAGCACCGATTCCTGGCCAATATTCTGCCGCCCAATAA
- a CDS encoding biotin transporter BioY, which yields MKAKALPRSLSPKQTATTGPNWFNQLLWALIGVSLTIGGTFIEAHRLNLPWDWSTAGLQTQSLGIYCQVAAVLLTGCLGGKNAGIIAQIAYILIGLFWLPVFSQGGKLGYLTEPTFGYILGFIPAAGICGWLAFRYVLSLEALALSAFCGLIALHSCGILYLMGLTLLEKLQATELSLLQAIALYSVTPFPSQLMLVCGVAVVAYGVRRILFY from the coding sequence TTGAAAGCGAAAGCCCTCCCCAGATCCTTGTCCCCAAAGCAAACTGCCACCACTGGCCCGAACTGGTTTAACCAACTCCTGTGGGCATTGATCGGTGTATCCCTGACGATTGGGGGCACCTTCATCGAGGCCCATCGGCTCAATCTCCCTTGGGACTGGTCAACGGCGGGACTACAAACTCAGTCTTTGGGGATTTACTGTCAAGTGGCTGCCGTTCTCCTCACGGGCTGTTTGGGGGGCAAAAATGCGGGGATTATCGCCCAGATTGCCTATATTCTGATCGGTTTGTTTTGGTTGCCGGTGTTCTCCCAAGGGGGAAAACTGGGATATCTGACAGAACCCACCTTTGGTTACATTCTTGGCTTTATCCCAGCGGCGGGCATTTGTGGTTGGCTTGCCTTTCGGTATGTGCTGAGTTTAGAAGCCCTCGCTCTTAGTGCTTTTTGTGGTCTGATCGCTCTCCACAGTTGCGGCATTCTTTATCTGATGGGGCTGACCCTCTTAGAAAAATTACAGGCGACGGAACTGAGTTTGCTCCAGGCGATCGCCCTCTATAGTGTGACTCCCTTTCCGAGTCAGTTAATGCTAGTCTGTGGTGTGGCCGTGGTGGCCTATGGGGTACGACGGATTCTCTTCTATTAA
- a CDS encoding extracellular solute-binding protein encodes MPNRRHFLTISALYALAGCLGGCQRTSETTLQINTLRGSISPQLLTLFRQNQGQTVSLDLKPLEQLQELFVVLQDAAMRIPETSENFLNRSAAVPDLLTLGHGWYQQAIALGFVQPLSLEELTRWEELGEPWQRFLRRNVQGEIDPQGQLWGQPYRWGTTMLVYRKDKLKNLGWTPTDWADLWRPELQGKISLLNQSREVLGLLLKKQGKSYNETDPEAIANLESDFQTLHRQVKFYSSTHYLQPLNMGDTWIAQGWSQDILPLLQRYRNLGAVIPASGTALWCDLWVQPQRSQTSFETLKTWLDFCWEPAAIQQISRSSHGASPLIYAATNLDPAITDNPLIYLDQNTFRASEIIEMLDPDATAQYQQVWQAVRQG; translated from the coding sequence ATGCCCAATCGCCGCCATTTTTTGACTATTTCCGCACTCTATGCCCTCGCTGGGTGTTTGGGAGGGTGTCAACGAACCTCGGAGACAACTTTACAAATCAATACATTACGGGGGTCAATTTCGCCACAACTGTTGACATTGTTTCGGCAAAACCAAGGGCAAACGGTCAGCTTAGATCTCAAACCCCTAGAACAGCTCCAAGAATTATTTGTAGTGCTGCAGGATGCGGCCATGAGGATACCGGAGACATCTGAAAATTTCCTCAATCGCTCGGCAGCGGTGCCGGATTTGCTGACCCTGGGCCATGGTTGGTATCAACAGGCGATCGCCTTGGGATTTGTTCAACCGTTATCTCTGGAGGAACTAACGCGGTGGGAAGAGTTGGGGGAACCTTGGCAACGGTTTTTGCGCCGCAATGTCCAGGGCGAGATCGACCCCCAAGGGCAACTGTGGGGACAGCCCTACCGCTGGGGCACGACGATGCTGGTCTACCGCAAGGATAAGTTGAAAAACCTGGGGTGGACACCGACGGATTGGGCAGATCTATGGCGGCCAGAATTACAGGGAAAAATTTCTCTGCTGAATCAATCGCGGGAAGTGTTGGGGCTTTTGCTGAAAAAACAGGGGAAATCCTACAACGAAACCGATCCAGAGGCGATCGCCAATTTAGAGAGCGATTTCCAAACCCTCCACCGCCAGGTCAAATTCTATAGTTCCACCCACTATCTCCAGCCCCTCAACATGGGCGACACCTGGATTGCCCAGGGGTGGTCCCAGGATATTTTGCCGCTCCTGCAACGCTACCGCAATTTAGGGGCAGTGATTCCCGCCAGTGGCACGGCCCTCTGGTGTGATCTGTGGGTGCAGCCCCAACGCAGCCAAACTTCTTTTGAGACCCTAAAAACTTGGTTAGATTTTTGTTGGGAACCGGCGGCGATTCAGCAGATTTCCCGTAGTAGTCACGGGGCCTCTCCACTGATTTATGCGGCGACCAATTTAGACCCTGCCATCACTGATAATCCGTTAATTTACCTTGATCAAAACACCTTCCGGGCCAGTGAAATCATTGAGATGTTAGACCCCGACGCGACGGCCCAGTATCAACAGGTTTGGCAAGCAGTGCGCCAGGGCTAG
- the lspA gene encoding signal peptidase II, with the protein MDLRQDLLKNRWFWLVAFLGLVLDQLTKTIVLQTLPEVGDTFALWPNVFHFTYVQNTGAAFSIFTDGVHWLRWLSLGVSVGLMALAWFGDRQTLWEQGGYGFILAGAMGNGVDRFLFGYVVDFLDFRLINFPVFNIADVCINIGIACLLLNLWFSYRLAQTESPPNSK; encoded by the coding sequence ATGGATCTGCGCCAAGATTTACTGAAAAATCGCTGGTTTTGGCTTGTTGCCTTCCTCGGATTAGTCCTCGATCAACTGACAAAAACCATTGTGCTCCAGACTTTGCCGGAAGTGGGTGATACCTTTGCCCTCTGGCCGAATGTCTTCCATTTCACCTATGTGCAAAACACTGGGGCTGCCTTCAGTATCTTTACCGATGGGGTGCATTGGCTCCGGTGGTTGTCCTTGGGGGTCAGTGTGGGTTTGATGGCTTTGGCTTGGTTTGGCGATCGCCAAACGCTCTGGGAACAAGGCGGCTACGGATTTATTCTTGCGGGGGCGATGGGTAATGGCGTCGATCGCTTTTTATTTGGCTATGTGGTCGATTTTCTCGACTTTCGCCTGATTAATTTTCCCGTGTTTAACATTGCCGATGTCTGTATCAACATTGGCATCGCCTGTTTATTGCTCAATTTGTGGTTTTCCTACCGCCTTGCCCAAACAGAATCGCCCCCTAACTCTAAGTAA
- a CDS encoding Gfo/Idh/MocA family protein — translation MTHDTIGVAIAGTGFGQKIHIPGLQHHHRTEVVSVYHRDPDKAQAIAATHQIAESASDFNALLENPAVAAVAISTPPFLHYEMAKQALLAGKHVLLEKPMTLNGAEARELYHLAAQKNLVVTPDFEFRFVPAWQCLAEYLQQGFVGEKRLITINWLVTSRANPDRPWNWYARQDQGGGALGAVGSHAFDYVHWLFGPVQRLAGHLSCAIKERPDPKDGDRLKPVDADDTCLIMLELADGTPCQINITSVSHHGRGHWVEVYGDRGSLVLGSSNLKDYVHGFTLQAGQAGEALQPVAIPERLEFPQTFADGRLAPFIRVVDHWVKAIDRCQQNQGISEDPVAIAPTLREGVYSQLLMDLTHQAHTQGRWLTVPDLDTYLDLG, via the coding sequence ATGACCCACGACACCATTGGGGTGGCGATCGCCGGCACCGGTTTTGGCCAAAAAATTCACATTCCCGGCCTCCAACACCACCACCGTACTGAAGTGGTCTCGGTTTACCATCGCGATCCGGACAAAGCCCAGGCGATCGCTGCCACCCATCAAATTGCCGAAAGTGCCAGCGACTTTAATGCGCTTCTAGAAAATCCTGCCGTTGCCGCCGTTGCCATTTCGACGCCCCCTTTTTTGCATTATGAAATGGCCAAACAAGCTCTTCTAGCGGGGAAACATGTTTTATTAGAAAAACCCATGACCTTGAATGGGGCTGAGGCGCGGGAGCTTTACCATCTGGCAGCCCAAAAAAATTTGGTCGTAACCCCGGACTTTGAATTTCGCTTTGTCCCTGCTTGGCAATGTCTCGCGGAATATCTGCAACAGGGTTTTGTTGGTGAAAAACGCCTGATTACGATCAACTGGTTAGTGACCAGTCGAGCCAACCCAGACCGACCTTGGAATTGGTATGCCCGCCAGGATCAAGGGGGTGGCGCTTTGGGGGCAGTGGGTTCCCATGCCTTTGATTATGTCCATTGGTTGTTTGGCCCCGTGCAACGTTTGGCGGGTCATCTCAGTTGCGCCATTAAAGAGCGACCCGACCCCAAGGATGGCGATCGCCTTAAACCCGTAGATGCCGATGACACCTGCTTGATCATGCTAGAACTGGCCGACGGCACACCCTGTCAAATTAATATCACCTCCGTCAGTCACCATGGTCGGGGCCACTGGGTTGAAGTCTATGGCGATCGCGGTTCTCTGGTTTTGGGAAGCAGCAACCTCAAGGATTATGTCCATGGTTTTACGCTCCAGGCGGGCCAGGCGGGTGAAGCACTGCAACCTGTGGCTATTCCAGAGCGCCTTGAATTTCCCCAAACCTTTGCCGATGGCCGCCTCGCGCCTTTTATTCGAGTTGTCGATCATTGGGTCAAAGCCATCGACCGCTGCCAGCAAAATCAAGGGATCTCCGAAGATCCAGTGGCGATCGCCCCAACGCTCCGGGAAGGGGTCTATTCTCAATTGCTAATGGATTTAACCCACCAGGCCCATACCCAAGGCCGTTGGTTAACGGTGCCGGATCTCGATACCTATCTCGATCTAGGCTGA